CGTGACGGAGCGCCAGGCCCGAGTGGTCTTGCGGTGCTGCATGACGCCAGCAATCTGGTCCGCACCGTCATGGAATCGCTCGAACGCGGCGAGGTGCTCAGCGCCGTGCCGCATGCGCTGATCGACCGCATCATCGCGCTGCGCGACGACCTGCCCGAACCCGAACTGGCGCACACGCTCTACGTTCCGATGGACGAGGACGACGCCGAATTCCCCGCCGCGGCGGCGGCCACGGTCGCGCCTGCAACGCCCGAGCCGGTCGACGCCGGTTCCTTTGCGGCCGTCACGCCGGAGCTGGGCCTGGCGCCGCTGGAAGAACCCACGGCCGCGGAAGTGGCCGAAGCCCAGGCCGCGTTTGCCGACATGGGCCTGTTGTCCGACGCCGAAGCCGATGCCCTGATCCAGACCTCGCCGGTCGACGAACCGTCGGCGTTTGAAGCGCCGCGGGAGATCGAGCGGGCGATCGCCGAGACCCCGGTCGAGGCGGAGGCTGCCTTTGTCGACGAGGAGCTGGCCTTTGAGCTGGATCGCGATTTCGGCACCGACAGCGTCGCGCTCACCGAGCCCACGCCGGCGGCGGAAGCGCCGGCCGAGGAGCTGGCGTTTGAGGACCTGGCATTCCTGGGCGGTGACGAGGCGATCTCGGGTCTTACCGAGCCTGCTGCGGAACCCGTAGCGGAAGACGTAGCGGCATTTGGCGACAGCGATGCGCTGGCCCAGGCACTGGCTTTCACCGAGCCGCCGGCCGGCGAAACGTCGGTTGTGTTGTCGGACGAATCCGCTTTTGGCGATGCAGACGTCGCCGCCACCGACGGGCTCAGCCTGGTCGAGGAGGGCGCGTTCGGTGATGCGGCAGCGGCGCCGTCGGATGACGCGCTGACACTGGCCTCGGATGACGAAAACCTCTTCTCGTCGCGCGAGCAGGCGGAGTTCGAAGCCTTGCTGGCCGCGGGGCTGGGCGAAGACCTGGCGCTTTCGGATTCGCCGGCGAGTCCGGCCCAGGAAGAACCGGCCTTTGCGCTCTCTGACGACGCCCTTGCACTGATTGGCGACGTGCCGACTGCGGAGTCGGAAGGCGTGACGCCGACGGATGTCGAGCTCGACGCACTCCTGGCGTTCGAGGCGCAGGCCGAAGCGGAAGCGGCCGCACGGCTTGCGGCAGAGGCCGAAGCGGCGCGCGCGGAAGCCGAGACACTGGCGCGGCAGGAAGCGGAACGCGGCCTGGCCGAGGCGGCCGAACGCGCTTCGCGTGAAGCCGAGGCGGCGCGGCGCGAGGCGGAAGACGCCGCGCAGCGCCACGCACAGGAGCTGGCTGCACAAGCTGCGGCGCAAGCGGCCGAGGATGCGCGCATCGCGGCGGAAGCCGAGGCTGCGGCGCAGGCAGAAGCCGCGCGTCTGCAGGCCGAAGCCGAAGCAGCGGCCGCCGCCGAGACGACGCAGATGACGGCAGTGGCAAATCCTGCCGACGTCGTGTTGCCGCCAATCGCCGAAGACACCCAGCCGGACGGCAAGCTCGACCTGCCTGACATGGACGAAGACCTGCTTGAGATCTTCGTGCAGGAAGGCACGGATATCCTCGATCACTCGGACGCGCTGGTCGCCCGGCTGCGCGAAGCGCCGCACGATCGCGAGATCGTCACTGGCATGCAGCGTGACCTGCATACGCTAAAGGGCGGCGCGCGCATGGCGGGCCTTGCGCCCATCGGCGACCTCGCCCACTCCATGGAATCGTTGCTCGAGGCCATCAGCGAAGGCCGTCGCTCGATGGACCGCAGCACGGTGGAATCCTTCGAGCGGGGGTACGACCGCCTGCACGCCCTGGTACAGCGCATTGCCAAGCGACAGGCCATCGCGATGCCCGAACACGCGATCGCCCGCTTCGAGGCGCTCGTCTCCGGTGACCTCGCGGCGGAACTGGCTGCGGCTGCGCCGGTGGATCAGGCCGTTGCCGCGGAACCCGAAGCGCCGGTAGCCGACGAACCGGCCGCCGCAGAAGTGCCGGCCGCCAAGCCGCAGAAGCCGGCGCCGCGTGGCCCGGTGTTCGAGGACGACGAACCGCGCGCGCCGCAGGAAATGATCCGCGTCCGGTCTGACCTCCTCGACTCGCTCGTCAACTACGCCGGCGAGGTGTCGATCTACCGCTCGCGTCTGGAGCAGCAGGTCACCACCTTCCGCTTCAACCTGGTCGAATTCGAACAGACCGTCGCCCGTCTGCGTGAACAGCTGCGCAAGCTGGAAATGGAAACCGAAGCGCAGATCATCGCGCGCTACCAGCGCGAGCACCACGAACCGGGCCAGACTGTATTTGATCCGCTCGAACTGGACCGCTTCTCGCAGCTGCAGCAGCTCTCGCGTGCACTGGGTGAATCGGTATCGGACTTGGTGTCGATTCAGAACCTCCTGGACGACCTGACCCGCCAGTCGGAAACGCTGTTGCTACAGCAGTCGCGTGTGAGTTCGGACCTGCAGGAAGGTCTGATGCGCACGCGAATGGTGCCATTCGATTCGCTGGTGCCGTCGCTGCGTCGCACCGTGCGACAGGCGGCTCAGGAAATCGGCAAGCGCGCCCAGCTGAAGGTGGAAGGTGCGCAGGGCGAAATGGACCGCAACCTGCTCGAGCGCATGAAGGCGCCCTTCGAGCACATGCTGCGCAACGCGCTTGCCCACGGCATCGAGGGGCCGGAAGAGCGCCAGCGCAACAACAAGAATCCGGAAGGCACGGTCACGATCCAGGTGAGCCGCGAAGCGACGGAAGTGGTGCTGCGCGTGCTCGACGACGGCCGTGGCATGGATCGCAATGCCATCCGCAAGAAGGCGATCGAGCGCGGCCTGCTCAACGCCGACGCCCAGCTGTCCGACCGCGATCTTTACGCCTTCATCCTGGAAACCGGCTTCTCCACTGCCGAGCAGGTTACCCAGCTCGCGGGCCGTGGTGTCGGCATGGACGTGGTGCACAACGAGATCAAGCAGCTCGGCGGTACGCTGACCATCGATTCCGAGCGTGGCAAGGGTTCGGTCTTCACCATCCGGTTGCCCTTCACCCTCGCGGTGACGCAGGCCATTCTGGTGCGGCTGGGCGAGGCCACCTACGCCATTCCGATGTCGTCGGTGCAGGGCGTGGTGCGTATCGGCCGCGAAGACCTCGACCGTCGCATGGCGACGATCAACCCGATCTACACCTACGCCGGCGAAGAATTCCACATCTACGAACTGGCACAGCTGCTCAATGTGCCGATGCCGCGCAACACCGACGACACGCAGGTGCCGCTCCTGATGACGCGCACCGGCGACCAGCGTGCCGCGGTGCGTATCGATGGCGTGGTGGGTTCGCGCGAAGTCGTGGTGAAGTCGGTCGGACCGCAGATCAGTTCGGTGCCGGGTATCTTCGGCGCCACCATCATGGGCGATGGCTCGGTGGTGATGATTCTCGATCTGGCACCCCTGGTCCGCCGTTTCGTCGCGCTGCGTGCGGCGAGCGTGGAAGCGGGCGTGGACATCGAGACCCTGGTGCCGGTACCGGTGGCGCCGCCGGTCGAGGAACGCCGCCAGCCGCTGGTGATGGTCGTCGACGATTCGATCACGATGCGCAAGGTCACCACGCGCGTGCTCGAACGCAACGATATGGACGTCATCACGGCAAAGGACGGCCTGGACGCGGTAGAAAAGCTGCAGGACAAGGTTCCGGACCTGATGCTGCTCGATATCGAGATGCCGCGCATGGACGGTTACGAGCTGGCGACGTACATGAAGAACGATCCGCGCCTGAAGCTGGTGCCGATCATCATGATCACGTCGCGTACCGGCGAGAAACACCGCCAGCGCGCCATGGAAATCGGCGTCGAGCGGTACCTTGGCAAGCCGTACCAGGAAGTCGACCTGCTGCGTAATGTGCAAGAAACCTTGAGGTTGAGCCGTGCCCACCCATGACGTCATCGATGAACCCGTAAGCGTTGCGCTGCTCTACCAGACCAGCCAGCTTGAAGGGCATCTGAAAGAAGCGCTCAACGAGCTGGGCGCCAGCGTCGTCTACGAGGCGCTGACCGCCGAGATGGACCGCGACGCGCTGGAGGGTTCCGGCGCGCACGTGGTGATCGTCAACCTCGATCCGGAAATCGAAGCGCACCTGGACGAGGTGTACGACCTGCTCGACGACGACCGCTACAACGTTGTCTTCAACGATGCGCAGGTCTCCTCGGGCCTGTCCGGCTGGGAGCAGGCGCGCTGGTCGCGCCACCTTGCCGCGAAAATCATGGGTCGC
This genomic stretch from Tahibacter amnicola harbors:
- a CDS encoding Hpt domain-containing protein translates to MRLQDDIDFTTLNWVKQELDETLKQARQALEAYVDDPADSSLMRFCATYLHQVQGTLRMVELYGASMVVEEMERLAQALLEGEIRQKEEAYSVLMRGIVQLPDYLERLQSGHKDIPIVLLPLLNDLRAVRGEELFSESVLFSPDLTLPLPASADGAPRALPETELKANLAKLRTVYQVALLKLLRAADPKIETQKLNEVLARIHSLTFAVEPRRMWWIAAAVLDGVGAAAIEASPAVKLLFGKVDREIKRLLDVGEQTYSATPARELLKNLLYYVAHASGETPRLSEVKQAFKLQSLMPSAKELEHAKGSISGHNRALLDTVSAAIKDDLLRVKEALDIFLRAQGNDPAELMAQVDVLDRVGDTLGMLGLGVPRRVVVEQRGIVEEIANKTRPTDESTLLDVAGALLYVEASLDDHIDRLGADTPEDTGAKGMELPKAEVRKILDALMKEATTNLAQAKNDIVAFIESPWDHAKVEQIPRLLEEVSGALRMLDLQQPSELMHGLVRFIEVELLRWRRVPTAEQMDKLADAIASIEYYLEATRDQRAGREKILDVTRESLEALGYWPVPEDDGTHPEPPPAAPPPSSRATESVAPAAPLPTAIDTSAVAAALSAAPVVERRPEPPVVAERKPEPLAVERRPEPEPPVVERRPEPTPFLEPVIESTPAPFDPADTDANALSIGEFVSFVETLPGSRGPAVEAAVRSPDEGTDAQFLSVEMTPDADIDEYVARVGIPDATTEPEPIVMASEEPADLHLSVEIAPGEGLESLMVGEQPAIPEPAQDLTGLRFTETEPIATPAIEPVAPVAPPAPTVRYVEVEEEIEEEVEDTDAVPAMADASFQAVASDDIDEEIREVFVEEVQEEIDNLNRHMPLWKSDVHDFEKLKPVRRSFHTLKGSGRLVGALALGEFAWKVENMLNRVLDKTIQPGAPVITLVDQAVAALPELLAGLRGEGAPKSDIAGIMNVADRLGAGEEAWLAPARPKTKKVKRIVKRMVAVPVEPESRPAGEAAGVPGRFPEAELTQTLDITKEFSEPEEPAAEVSFDLPVTGPLPNIDPVLFDILRSEVTQHLTVVDAFVSDSSRYPQPATDTLLRAVHTLHGAIAMVDIPVIIHVLAPLEGYIKRLRARDGAPGPSGLAVLHDASNLVRTVMESLERGEVLSAVPHALIDRIIALRDDLPEPELAHTLYVPMDEDDAEFPAAAAATVAPATPEPVDAGSFAAVTPELGLAPLEEPTAAEVAEAQAAFADMGLLSDAEADALIQTSPVDEPSAFEAPREIERAIAETPVEAEAAFVDEELAFELDRDFGTDSVALTEPTPAAEAPAEELAFEDLAFLGGDEAISGLTEPAAEPVAEDVAAFGDSDALAQALAFTEPPAGETSVVLSDESAFGDADVAATDGLSLVEEGAFGDAAAAPSDDALTLASDDENLFSSREQAEFEALLAAGLGEDLALSDSPASPAQEEPAFALSDDALALIGDVPTAESEGVTPTDVELDALLAFEAQAEAEAAARLAAEAEAARAEAETLARQEAERGLAEAAERASREAEAARREAEDAAQRHAQELAAQAAAQAAEDARIAAEAEAAAQAEAARLQAEAEAAAAAETTQMTAVANPADVVLPPIAEDTQPDGKLDLPDMDEDLLEIFVQEGTDILDHSDALVARLREAPHDREIVTGMQRDLHTLKGGARMAGLAPIGDLAHSMESLLEAISEGRRSMDRSTVESFERGYDRLHALVQRIAKRQAIAMPEHAIARFEALVSGDLAAELAAAAPVDQAVAAEPEAPVADEPAAAEVPAAKPQKPAPRGPVFEDDEPRAPQEMIRVRSDLLDSLVNYAGEVSIYRSRLEQQVTTFRFNLVEFEQTVARLREQLRKLEMETEAQIIARYQREHHEPGQTVFDPLELDRFSQLQQLSRALGESVSDLVSIQNLLDDLTRQSETLLLQQSRVSSDLQEGLMRTRMVPFDSLVPSLRRTVRQAAQEIGKRAQLKVEGAQGEMDRNLLERMKAPFEHMLRNALAHGIEGPEERQRNNKNPEGTVTIQVSREATEVVLRVLDDGRGMDRNAIRKKAIERGLLNADAQLSDRDLYAFILETGFSTAEQVTQLAGRGVGMDVVHNEIKQLGGTLTIDSERGKGSVFTIRLPFTLAVTQAILVRLGEATYAIPMSSVQGVVRIGREDLDRRMATINPIYTYAGEEFHIYELAQLLNVPMPRNTDDTQVPLLMTRTGDQRAAVRIDGVVGSREVVVKSVGPQISSVPGIFGATIMGDGSVVMILDLAPLVRRFVALRAASVEAGVDIETLVPVPVAPPVEERRQPLVMVVDDSITMRKVTTRVLERNDMDVITAKDGLDAVEKLQDKVPDLMLLDIEMPRMDGYELATYMKNDPRLKLVPIIMITSRTGEKHRQRAMEIGVERYLGKPYQEVDLLRNVQETLRLSRAHP